One part of the Andrena cerasifolii isolate SP2316 chromosome 4, iyAndCera1_principal, whole genome shotgun sequence genome encodes these proteins:
- the Ppn gene encoding proteoglycan-like sulfated glycoprotein papilin isoform X11 — translation MTATRSTWSSVVLIFIVGLCAHETFAKHHHIKLRHERHRRQHGESYLPSSFLLDTDEPERGTWGPWSSPSSCSRSCGGGVAHQTRQCLDVDDNGYGRCGGASRRFFSCNIQDCAEDATDFRAEQCAEFNNVLFEGVYYNWIPYTGGPNKCELNCMPRGERFFYRHKLSVIDGTPCEPEKNDVCVEGKCMHVGCDMMLGSDVKEDACRKCGGDGSDCNTVSGVFDADDLQVGYLDILLIPKGASNIVVKEIQPSNNYLAIRNASSHYYLNGNWRIDFPRSLKFAGTIFHYSRDPQGFSAPDTITALGSTNEQIYVVLLYQDHNVGVHYEYSIPKRLSHQTDADSYAWITDEFSSCSANCGGGYQSRRVTCVRRRDSQPVDESLCDPQMEPADTEACNVDPCPPVWVEGEWGPCSKHCGEGAEQSREIKCEQVIAGGIPTVVDDSQCVKKVGPKGPTSQECNKDVPCPQFHTGPWKPCDRLCGPGKQTRKVACYKKVDGKIQVLEDEACEAEVPEREKACELRPCAGLDWVTSNWSGCDDKCGLTQETRTAYCATQDGTAYRDDKCDAEKKPELTRECETKEDCHVQWFASQWSSCSAKCGSGVQTRKVFCGTFDDETVKKVPDEKCEVDKRFNDTMNCTAVEECKGEWFAGPWSKCSKPCGGGTMSRKVICMKDNMTVPTSNCDPSMIMFSTEDCNEQPCEEDEVIPVQPEKIKDLTEEEEEDEECEVYEDEDFVTVSSSFASGEDEKSSAMPDVTEANLPSSPDSGSTASDLYDIMLGDAGHSRGDISPGEVGSGDGDNTDFTDFFTNTLEYGTTFEGSGTEETTDESEDFTTVSGITDSLGTTESEATDETVEGSTMDSSEGTTVEGSTAESMTEGSTVSGETEVTESGATEESVATEATTSSDVTSETPESTDSSESTDSSSAESVETEPTGPTESTEPSLTTSSSESESGSTEETVSPVTQATEESTVGMSTEEQSTVSGETTESGATEGTTESEATEPTMSTEVSGTEGSTESGATTESGATEATETTESGMTTETTESGMTETTESGMTTESGMTTESGMTTESGMTTESGMTTESGMTTESGMTTESGMTTESGMTTESGMTTESGMTTESGETTESGETTESGMTTESGETTTEETTVSGETTESGATTESAETTESGVTTESAETTVSGVTETTVSGLTPSTGEEETEMTEKTHISEFWTTVAREGKERKHRVCKVLRKKKTCKTSTFGCCYDGVTAAEGPFDQGCPTPQTCNETKHGCCPDNVSPATGPENQGCPESHCGETLFGCCPDGVTAAEGNDFEGCKKPCNETEFGCCPDNETPASGPDNFGCCNATEFGCCPDGIKAASGADDEGCEEEITSVTPITEEYETTTVQEDCANTTYGCCPDGVSTATGTNFEGCGVINTENCTSSYFGCCPDGVSPALGPNNYRCHMPCEDSTYGCCDDGVTPAHGPNREGCCLSTPYKCCPDNVLAARGPDFYGCGCQYTRFGCCPDNTTAARGPSNEGCGCQYTPHECCPNRFTPATGPNYEGCPCYTYQFGCCPDGITIAKGPHGQGCGCESTEFKCCSDSRTPAKGPNFAGCTCDASKYGCCPDGVEEAQGENFEGCLTVPSTPGAACALERDRGSCRDFTVKWYFDTEYGGCSRFWYGGCEGNDNRFKTQEECKEVCVSPKGKDSCHLPKISGPCEGYFPTWYYDTGRKQCGQFVYGGCLGNANKFKSREECEELCVTPDDLDPCEQTKEPGPCEGNFTRWHFNAESQACEEFRYGGCKANDNNFATEIACHQQCLQPGRRRDSCLLPREEGNCVEKQSRWYFDQSENRCMPFYYTGCGGNKNNFESRDACESDCPPKIEQDICLLPALLGECHNYTQRWYYDSYEQQCRQFYYGGCGGNENNFQAEQDCHNRCQTALTTPAPSTGVEFKPDFCFLPDERGSCSGDEVKWFYDSREGVCKQFRYGGCQSNGNNFNSREECEYRCGDVQDPCTLPKVIGPCNGVDSQYYYDHRTDSCYDFEYSGCQGNKNRFQDRESCEKKCKQKASATEAAPNVTVTMPPPVEGVSKSPICYMTVNSGSCNADITAYYYDPHSQMCQAFLYGGCEGNANRFQTEEQCERLCGRFQGQDTCNLPVEPGDCRGSFQKYYYDSTSRICREFVYGGCEGNANRFSTMAECESICIHHEEPMPPGNDTSISNLSVCKEPVDSGSCTSGFTIKRFYFDEEQQTCRAFIYTGCGGNRNRFKTFESCINTCLGTTNEINVDAGKDTKDPCAEAREECNTVRCPYGKEAFVDSEDCERCRCVDPCRAQICPDGNRCAITLVATKDGTEYKGVCRSITKSGRCPRVSNSTGCEQECITDADCTGEMKCCNNGCGTSCLEPAAEEVPTTSPRPLATSPPVGAEAAAIQEPEEPRVSAQEGGYVTLKCVATGNPRPTITWRKDTTLIGFAENRRRIQLDGSLQIISLYKYDGGTYVCTADNGLGPPVRAEYQLVVTEPQELAATIIGEQSAQLTVTMNSPIALHCYAMGWPRPFVTWWRGDRMLPLSSETYEQDSDYTLVIRSVTLPTLGVYTCQAFNAIGRAASWSVTLQAVGPVYNIRPEYQQYTKYLVQPPRKPTVERPQYPYRPNRTQTPDYQTYAPVHSSRQPHIPTVSPLGGSTSLEPGHSRYRVPVNVSISVGQNQFPEGSDVSIACNVDGYPIPRVSWYKDEDLIQPSNRIQVTEVNRLVISDANREDSGRYRCEANNDYSSAFDSVEIQVAGIFIHPNCQDNTFFAKCDLIVKARYCKHKYYAKFCCRSCTEAGQLPSRGPHLNNVRRRRRHILKSLV, via the exons CATCATATAAAATTGAGGCACGAGCGACACCGCCGACAACATGGGGAGAGCTATCTGCCTAGCAGCTTCCTGCTCGACACGGACGAGCCTGAACGAGGGACCTGGGGGCCGTGGTCGTCGCCCAGCTCCTGCTCCAGGTCCTGCGGCGGTGGAGTCGCCCATCAGACCAGGCAGTGCCTCGACGTAGA CGACAATGGCTACGGCAGGTGTGGCGGGGCATCGAGGCGATTCTTCTCGTGCAACATCCAG GACTGTGCTGAAGACGCGACGGATTTCCGGGCGGAGCAGTGCGCCGAGTTCAACAACGTCCTCTTCGAGGGGGTTTATTACAA TTGGATCCCTTACACCGGCGGGCCGAACAAGTGCGAACTGAATTGCATGCCACGGGGCGAGCGTTTCTTCTACCGGCACAAGCTCTCGGTGATCGACGGAACGCCGTGCGAGCCCGAGAAAAACGACGTCTGCGTCGAAGGGAAATGTATG CACGTTGGATGCGACATGATGCTGGGGAGCGACGTCAAAGAGGACGCTTGCAGGAAATGCGGCGGCGACGGTTCCGATTGCAACACTGTCTCCGGTGTGTTCGACGCGGATGATCTCCAAGTCG GGTACCTCGACATCCTGCTGATACCCAAGGGAGCGTCGAACATCGTGGTGAAGGAGATCCAGCCGTCCAACAATTACTTAG CCATTAGGAACGCCTCCAGTCACTATTACCTGAATGGAAACTGGAGGATAGACTTCCctcgtagcttgaaattcgctGGGACCATATTCCATTATTCGAGGGATCCGCAAGGTTTCTCTGCGCCTGATACCATCACTGCTTTGGGATCCACGAATGAACAGATTTACGTGGTG CTGCTCTATCAAGACCATAATGTCGGGGTGCACTATGAATACAGCATACCAAAGAGGTTGTCGCACCAAACTGACGCGGATAGCTACGCCTGGATCACCGACGAGTTTTCAAGCTGCAGTGCGAACTGCGGGGGAG GTTATCAGTCGAGGCGAGTGACTTGTGTAAGAAGGAGGGACAGCCAACCGGTGGATGAGAGCCTCTGCGATCCACAGATGGAACCAGCTGACACGGAGGCCTGCAACGTGGACCCCTGTCCACCTGTGTGGGTAGAGGGCGAATGGGGTCCTTGTAGCAAGCACTGCGGGGAAGGAGCAGAGCAGAGCAGAGAGATCAAATGCGAGCAGGTCATCGCTGGCGGAATACCAACCGTGGTGGACGATAGCCAGTGTGTGAAGAAGGTGGGACCAAAGGGCCCAACTAGCCAGGAGTGTAACAAAGACGTGCCGTGCCCTCAGTTCCACACGGGACCTTGGAAACCG TGCGATCGTTTATGCGGCCCCGGCAAGCAAACCAGGAAGGTGGCGTGCTACAAGAAAGTGGACGGCAAGATCCAAGTGCTGGAAGACGAGGCTTGCGAGGCAGAGGTTCCAGAGCGTGAGAAAGCTTGCGAGTTGAGGCCCTGCGCCGGACTCGACTGGGTCACCTCGAATTGGAGTGGA TGCGACGACAAATGCGGCCTGACTCAAGAGACCAGGACAGCTTACTGCGCGACCCAGGACGGCACTGCTTATCGGGATGACAAATGCGACGCCGAGAAGAAGCCGGAATTGACGCGGGAATGCGAGACCAAAGAGGACTGCCATGTCCAGTGGTTTGCTTCTCAATGGAGTAGT TGCTCCGCGAAATGTGGGTCCGGCGTGCAAACGCGCAAGGTGTTCTGCGGCACGTTCGACGACGAGACGGTGAAGAAGGTGCCAGACGAGAAGTGCGAGGTCGACAAGAGATTCAACGACACGATGAACTGCACCGCCGTGGAGGAGTGCAAAGGTGAATGGTTCGCTGGACCATGGAGCAAG TGTTCGAAACCGTGCGGCGGCGGCACTATGAGCCGCAAGGTGATTTGCATGAAGGACAACATGACGGTACCGACGAGCAACTGCGACCCGAGCATGATCATGTTCTCGACGGAGGATTGCAACGAACAGCCGTGCGAAGAAG ACGAGGTGATACCAGTCCAACCAGAAAAGATCAAGGATCTcaccgaggaggaggaggaggacgaggaatgcGAGGTGTACGAAGACGAAGACTTCGTAACCGTCTCCTCCAGCTTCGCGTCCGGA GAGGACGAGAAATCCAGCGCGATGCCCGATGTGACCGAAGCGAACCTCCCGAGCTCCCCCGATAGTGGATCCACAGCAAGTGATCTGTACGACATTATGCTCGGCGATGCCGGTCACAGCAGGGGCGACATATCGCCTGGGGAAGTAGGAAGTGGCGATGGGGATAATACGGACTTCACTGACTTCTTCACCAACACCCTGGAATACGGGACCACGTTCGAAGGCAGCGGGACTGAAGAGACGACGGATGAGAGTGAAGATTTCACGACGGTGTCTGGAATCACCGACTCCTTGGGCACCACAGAGTCTGAAGCCACGGATGAAACGGTGGAGGGTTCAACCATGGACTCTTCTGAAGGAACCACCGTGGAGGGATCAACTGCTGAATCGATGACGGAAGGAAGCACGGTGTCCGGTGAAACGGAAGTGACTGAATCTGGAGCGACGGAAGAGTCAGTTGCTACAGAAGCGACAACGTCGAGCGACGTTACATCCGAGACACCAGAATCCACTGATTCAAGCGAAAGCACAGATTCCTCGTCGGCCGAATCCGTGGAAACTGAACCAACCGGCCCGACAGAGTCTACGGAGCCAAGCCTCACGACCTCGTCGTCCGAAAGTGAGAGCGGGTCTACGGAAGAAACCGTTTCGCCCGTCACTCAAGCGACTGAAGAATCAACCGTGGGAATGTCGACAGAGGAGCAGTCAACGGTGTCAGGGGAGACTACGGAATCTGGCGCCACGGAAGGCACGACTGAATCGGAGGCTACGGAGCCAACGATGTCAACCGAAGTGTCAGGCACAGAAGGGTCCACCGAATCTGGAGCTACAACGGAGTCTGGAGCAACAGAAGCGACGGAAACAACGGAATCCGGAATGACAACTGAAACCACTGAATCTGGCATGACAGAGACTACTGAGTCTGGAATGACCACCGAGTCTGGTATGACCACCGAGTCTGGTATGACCACCGAGTCTGGTATGACTACCGAGTCTGGTATGACCACCGAGTCTGGTATGACTACCGAGTCTGGTATGACTACCGAGTCAGGTATGACCACAGAGTCTGGTATGACCACTGAGTCTGGCATGACTACTGAGTCAGGTATGACTACCGAATCTGGTGAAACTACCGAGTCTGGTGAAACTACTGAGTCTGGTATGACTACCGAATCAGGTGAAACGACGACAGAAGAGACGACGGTATCTGGAGAGACGACAGAATCGGGAGCTACAACAGAGTCCGCGGAGACTACGGAATCTGGTGTCACGACTGAATCAGCTGAAACCACTGTGTCTGGGGTTACAGAGACAACTGTCTCTGGATTGACGCCGTCCACGGGCGAAGAGGAGACGGAAATGACCGAGAAAACGCATA TATCTGAATTCTGGACCACCGTCGCCCGAGAAGGCAAGGAGCGCAAGCACCGCGTGTGCAAGGTTCTCAGGAAGAAGAAAACTTGCAAGACCTCCACCTTCGGCTGTTGTTACGACGGAGTCACCGCGGCAGAGGGTCCATTCGACCAGGGTTGTCCAACACCACAGACATGTAACGAGACCAAGCATGGTTGCTGTCCTGACAATGTGTCCCCTGCTACTGGCCCAGAGAATCAAGGATGCCCAGAGTCTCATTGTGGAGAGACACTGTTCGGTTGCTGCCCTGACGGAGTCACTGCTGCTGAAGGCAACGATTTCGAGGGTTGCAAGAAGCCTTGCAACGAGACAGA GTTTGGTTGCTGTCCAGACAACGAAACTCCAGCCAGCGGGCCGGACAATTTCGGATGCTGTAACGCCACCGAATTCGGTTGCTGTCCGGATGGAATTAAGGCAGCTTCTGGCGCAGACGATGAAG GTTGCGAGGAAGAGATCACTTCTGTCACTCCTATCACTGAGGAATACGAGACGACCACTGTGCAGGAAGACTGCGCAAACACGACTTATGGTTGCTGTCCAGATGGAGTTTCAACTGCAACCGGCACGAACTTCGAGGGATGTGGGGTCATCAATACCGAGAACTGCACCTCGTCATACTTTGGCTGCTGCCCTGACGGTGTCTCGCCAG CTCTGGGACCAAACAACTATCGCTGCCATATGCCATGCGAGGACAGCACTTACGGTTGCTGCGACGATGGCGTCACGCCTGCACATGGACCGAACAGAGAGGGTTGCTGCCTGTCGACACCGTACAAGTGCTGTCCGGACAACGTGCTGGCGGCACGTGGACCGGATTTCTACGGTTGTGGCTGCCAATACACAAGATTCGGCTGTTGCCCAGATAATACCACTGCGGCGCGTGGGCCGAGTAACGAGGGGTGCGGCTGCCAATACACGCCCCACGAATGCTGTCCAAATCGTTTCACGCCGGCCACTGGACCGAACTACGAAGGCTGTCCGTGCTACACTTATCAGTTTGGATGCTGCCCCGATGGCATCACTATTGCCAAAGGACCTCACGGACAGG GCTGCGGGTGTGAGAGTACAGAGTTCAAGTGCTGCTCCGACAGCAGAACCCCAGCGAAGGGACCGAACTTCGCCGGGTGTACTTGCGACGCCTCGAAATATGGCTGTTGCCCAGACGGAGTCGAGGAAGCGCAGGGAGAGAACTTCGAGGGCTGTCTCACGGTTCCGTCAACCCCTGGAGCGGCCTGCGCACTCGAAAGGGACAGAGGTTCTTGCAGGGACTTCACCGTCAAGTGGTACTTCGACACGGAATACGGCGGTTGCTCGAGATTCTGGTACGGCGGCTGCGAGGGTAACGATAATCGATTCAAGACTCAAGAGGAGTGCAAGGAGGTGTGCGTATCGCCGAAAGGAAAAG ATTCCTGCCATCTACCAAAAATCTCCGGACCCTGCGAAGGCTACTTCCCCACGTGGTACTACGACACTGGTAGAAAACAGTGCGGTCAGTTTGTCTATGGCGGCTGTCTTGGAAACGCGAATAAGTTTAAGAGTAGAGAAGAGTGCGAAGAGCTTTGCGTTACTCCTGACGATCTTG ATCCCTGCGAGCAAACGAAGGAACCAGGCCCCTGCGAAGGCAACTTCACCAGGTGGCACTTCAACGCGGAATCGCAAGCCTGCGAGGAATTCAGGTACGGTGGCTGCAAAGCGAACGACAATAACTTCGCCACGGAGATCGCATGTCATCAGCAATGCCTGCAGCCAGGAAGAAGACGAG ATAGTTGCTTGCTGCCGCGCGAGGAGGGTAACTGCGTGGAGAAGCAGTCTCGATGGTACTTTGATCAGTCGGAGAATCGGTGCATGCCATTCTATTATACTGGTTGcggtggaaataaaaataatttcgagtCTAGGGACGCATGCGAGTCTGATTGCCCGCCCAAGATCG AGCAAGACATTTGTCTGTTGCCCGCGCTGCTGGGAGAATGCCACAACTACACTCAGCGATGGTACTACGATTCTTACGAGCAACAGTGCAGGCAATTCTATTACGGCGGCTGCGGTGGTAACGAGAATAATTTCCAAGCCGAGCAGGATTGTCATAACAGGTGTCAGACTGCGCTCACCACGCCTGCTCCATCGACGGGGGTTGAATTTAAACCAG ACTTCTGCTTCCTTCCTGACGAGCGTGGCTCGTGCTCCGGCGATGAAGTTAAATGGTTCTACGACAGCAGGGAGGGTGTCTGCAAGCAGTTCAGATATGGCGGTTGCCAGAGCAATGGGAACAACTTCAACTCGAGGGAGGAATGCGAGTATCGGTGTGGCGACGTTCAAG ATCCTTGCACCCTGCCCAAAGTCATCGGCCCTTGCAATGGCGTCGACAGTCAGTACTACTACGATCACCGTACGGATTCCTGCTACGACTTCGAGTACAGTGGGTGCCAAGGTAACAAGAACCGCTTCCAGGACAGAGAATCCTGCGAGAAGAAGTGCAAGCAGAAAGCCTCCGCAACGGAAGCTGCTCCGAATGTCACCGTCACAATGCCGCCCCCAGTCGAGGGTGTCTCGAAGAGTCCGATTTGTTACATGACTGTCAATTCTGGCTCTTGCAACGCTGACATCACTGCCTATTATTACGATCCACACAGCCAGATGTGTCAGGCGTTCCTCTATGGTGGCTGCGAAGGAAACGCGAATCGCTTCCAGACGGAGGAGCAGTGCGAACGTCTTTGTGGAAGGTTCCAGGGACAAG ATACTTGCAACCTGCCAGTGGAGCCTGGCGACTGTAGGGGCTCCTTCCAGAAATACTATTACGACTCGACTAGCCGTATCTGCCGCGAATTCGTGTACGGTGGATGCGAGGGCAACGCAAACAGATTCAGCACGATGGCCGAGTGCGAGTCGATTTGCATTCATCACGAGGAGCCTATGCCACCTGGAAACGACACCAGTATTTCGAATCTAT CGGTGTGCAAGGAACCGGTCGACAGCGGGTCCTGTACCTCCGGTTTCACGATCAAACGGTTCTACTTCGACGAGGAACAACAGACCTGTCGCGCGTTCATTTACACCGGATGCGGTGGCAATCGTAACAGATTCAAGACCTTCGAGTCTTGCATTAACACTTGCCTTGGGA CCACTAACGAGATCAACGTAGACGCCGGGAAAGACACAAAGGACCCTTGCGCGGAAGCTCGCGAGGAATGCAATACCGTTCGCTGCCCTTACGGCAAGGAGGCCTTCGTGGACTCCGAGGATTGCGAGCGATGCCGCTGCGTGGATCCTTGCAGGGCACAGATTTGCCCCGACGGCAACAGATGTGCTATCACCTTGGTCGCCACCAAGGATGGCACCGAGTACAAGGGTGTCTGCAGATCAA TCACGAAATCAGGTCGCTGTCCAAGGGTGTCGAACAGTACTGGATGCGAACAAGAGTGCATCACGGATGCAGATTGCACTGGGGAAATGAAGTGTTGCAACAATGGTTGCGGAACTTCTTGTCTGGAACCAGCTGCTGAGGAGGTTCCAACGACCTCGCCAAGGCCATTGGCCACTTCTCCCCCGGTTGGGGCAGAAGCTGCCGCCATTCAGGAACCCGAAGAGCCACGGGTCAGCGCTCAGGAGGGTGGTTACGTGACGCTGAAGTGCGTGGCCACCGGAAATCCCAGACCGACCATCACGTGGAGGAAGGACACGACATTG ATCGGTTTCGCAGAGAACAGACGGCGCATACAGCTCGATGGATCCCTCCAGATCATCAGCCTGTACAAATACGACGGTGGAACTTACGTCTGCACCGCTGACAATGGTCTAGGGCCACCGGTAAGAGCGGAATACCAATTGGTGGTCACAG AGCCGCAAGAACTGGCTGCCACCATAATCGGGGAGCAAAGCGCGCAGTTGACGGTCACCATGAACTCGCCCATAGCCCTGCATTGCTACGCAATGGGCTGGCCGCGACCCTTCGTCACCTGGTGGCGAGGTGATCGTATGTTGCCGTTGTCCTCGGAGACCTATGAGCAGGACTCCGATTACACTCTCGTGATTCGATCGGTGACACTGCCCACCCTCGGTGTCTACACTTGTCAAGCCTTCAACGCGATCGGCAGGGCGGCATCCTGGTCGGTCACCCTGCAAGCTGTTGGCCCCGTTTACAATATCAGACCCGAGTACCAGCAGTACACCAAATACCTGGTCCAACCACCTAGGAAACCCACCGTAGAGAGACCACAGTATCCTTACAGACCCAATCGAACGCAGACTCCCGACTATCAAACCTACGCGCCCGTCCATTCCTCTAGACAGCCCCATATTCCCACGGTTAGTCCTCTTGGAGGAAGCACTAGCTTGGAGCCTGGTCACTCTAGGTACAGAG TTCCTGTCAATGTCAGCATATCGGTAGGGCAGAATCAGTTCCCTGAAGGAAGCGACGTCAGTATTGCCTGCAACGTCGACGGCTATCCCATTCCCCGAGTGTCGTGGTACAAGGATGAAGACTTGATTCAGCCCAGCAATCGAATTCAGGTTACTG AAGTGAACAGACTCGTGATCAGCGACGCGAACCGAGAGGATTCTGGTCGATATCGTTGCGAGGCCAACAACGATTACTCGTCGGCTTTCGACAGCGTGGAGATACAAGTTGCTG GAATCTTCATCCACCCGAACTGCCAGGACAACACGTTCTTCGCCAAGTGCGACCTGATCGTGAAGGCCAGATACTGCAAGCACAAGTACTACGCGAAATTCTGTTGCCGCTCGTGCACGGAAGCCGGCCAGCTGCCCTCCAGGGGACCGCACCTGAACAACGTGAGAAGGAGGCGGAGGCACATCCTGAAGAGTCTCGTCTAA